Proteins encoded within one genomic window of Anaerolineae bacterium:
- a CDS encoding Stp1/IreP family PP2C-type Ser/Thr phosphatase, whose product MGFQIGHLTDRGRVRELNEDSYLILTQPNLPPNVTLLLAVADGMGGHQAGDMASGYTIASLDQFFSTGQFQQLVDYSPGRADYYAAVLKDVIEAVNDRLLDLSTQLGVTQMGTTATVALLSGQQLFIGHVGDSRAYLLRNGLLQQITQDHSWVADQVASGAMTASEAYYHPKKNLLLRALGNNVVVRVDRMIQDVYPGDTLILCSDGLTNKVNPLEMTQIVTGQPDPKTACRQLVQLANSRGGEDNITVLIARLDSRNAPSLPGGRVFGPHRQASEAEKNLANTDRLIRPATTAAPAKTIQLSAQKSPKFSRISTAILALVILIFLQLSITAVVFVISSKLTWSTFVGGSAGLGFIIGLLFSYWLFATHQS is encoded by the coding sequence ATGGGCTTTCAAATTGGCCATCTCACCGACCGGGGTCGGGTCAGGGAACTTAATGAAGATAGTTACCTGATTTTAACCCAACCTAATTTACCGCCAAATGTAACCCTGTTATTGGCCGTGGCCGATGGCATGGGCGGTCATCAGGCCGGTGATATGGCCAGTGGATATACCATTGCCAGTTTGGACCAATTCTTTTCCACCGGCCAATTTCAGCAGTTGGTTGATTATAGCCCCGGCCGCGCCGATTATTATGCGGCGGTTTTAAAAGACGTCATTGAAGCCGTCAACGACCGCCTGCTAGACCTGTCAACCCAACTGGGAGTAACCCAGATGGGCACAACGGCCACGGTGGCTTTGCTCTCCGGTCAGCAGCTCTTTATTGGCCATGTGGGAGATAGCCGGGCCTATTTGCTGCGAAACGGGCTGTTACAACAAATCACTCAGGACCACTCCTGGGTGGCCGACCAGGTAGCCAGCGGGGCCATGACGGCCAGCGAAGCCTACTATCATCCCAAAAAGAATTTGCTACTGCGGGCGCTGGGCAACAACGTTGTGGTGCGGGTAGACCGGATGATCCAAGACGTGTACCCTGGCGATACGCTTATTTTATGCAGCGACGGCTTGACCAATAAAGTCAATCCTTTGGAAATGACCCAAATAGTAACCGGCCAGCCCGACCCTAAAACCGCCTGCCGGCAACTGGTGCAATTAGCCAACAGCCGGGGCGGCGAGGATAACATTACCGTGCTCATTGCTCGCCTAGACAGCCGGAACGCCCCCAGTTTACCCGGCGGCCGGGTCTTTGGCCCTCACCGGCAGGCCAGCGAGGCGGAGAAAAACTTGGCCAATACGGATAGACTGATTCGGCCGGCTACCACAGCCGCCCCGGCCAAAACTATTCAACTTTCTGCTCAAAAATCCCCCAAATTTTCGAGAATCTCAACCGCGATCCTCGCTTTGGTGATTTTGATTTTTTTGCAATTGAGTATCACCGCCGTTGTCTTCGTCATCAGTTCGAAATTGACGTGGAGTACCTTTGTTGGGGGAAGCGCAGGATTGGGCTTTATCATTGGCCTTCTTTTTAGCTATTGGTTATTTGCCACTCATCAGAGTTAA
- a CDS encoding FHA domain-containing protein, with translation MRDLNPAIYGENIVVLQWYSWIAFVTLGVALLGAFWIFYDSQRKGTEPLIWKVLIVVSIVFLVPSVAVAIDERIAQNVIHAVPLLAYLGIGAAVAGLISILGYLAKIFYNAEVYAGEMGMPPYPASPLPTFEPPTGQSPAPPWAGGATATDPGQIPPVAPLPTENIGGSMAGVSFLGGPAPGVPGPAKTELLHQMPEEMAFLVIRSGPRAGKEYRLAEVTTLGRDAQQCDIVLDDTSASGQHARVKLEKGRFVLHDLASTNGTKVNNSEIDRHILEDGDQINIGRTTLSFMQVKSGKL, from the coding sequence GTGAGAGACTTAAATCCGGCCATTTATGGTGAAAATATTGTAGTTTTACAATGGTATAGTTGGATTGCCTTTGTGACCCTGGGCGTGGCCTTGCTGGGCGCTTTCTGGATTTTTTACGACTCCCAACGCAAAGGCACCGAACCACTTATCTGGAAGGTTTTGATTGTGGTGTCTATTGTCTTCCTGGTGCCTTCGGTAGCGGTGGCCATAGACGAGCGTATTGCCCAAAATGTTATCCACGCGGTGCCGTTATTGGCTTACCTGGGTATCGGCGCGGCGGTGGCCGGGCTAATTTCAATTTTGGGATACCTGGCCAAAATTTTTTATAACGCCGAGGTATATGCAGGCGAAATGGGCATGCCGCCGTATCCGGCATCTCCGCTGCCAACCTTTGAACCGCCCACCGGGCAATCTCCTGCGCCTCCCTGGGCAGGAGGAGCCACCGCAACTGACCCTGGGCAAATCCCGCCTGTGGCCCCCTTACCCACCGAAAATATAGGCGGCAGCATGGCCGGTGTCTCTTTTCTCGGCGGGCCGGCCCCGGGCGTGCCCGGCCCGGCCAAAACCGAATTGCTCCATCAGATGCCGGAAGAAATGGCCTTTCTGGTTATTCGCTCCGGGCCGCGGGCCGGCAAAGAGTATAGATTGGCTGAAGTGACCACCCTGGGCCGGGATGCCCAACAATGCGACATTGTGCTGGACGACACCTCGGCCTCCGGCCAGCACGCCCGAGTGAAACTGGAAAAGGGGCGCTTTGTTTTGCACGACCTGGCCAGCACCAACGGCACCAAAGTGAATAACAGTGAAATAGACCGTCATATTTTGGAAGATGGCGACCAGATAAATATTGGCCGCACCACCCTATCTTTTATGCAAGTTAAAAGCGGCAAATTGTAA
- a CDS encoding FHA domain-containing protein: MVAKTKIMGQPPLPEAFLVIRSGVRSPKKPQRIGHTTYRIGRDTATNDLILDDEHVSAEHAVIKYENNRFVLYDLASRNRTYLNDKSIEKQALLDGDVIQLGKVKLVFKEVKD, translated from the coding sequence ATGGTCGCAAAAACAAAAATTATGGGCCAGCCTCCACTGCCCGAAGCATTCCTGGTGATACGGAGCGGCGTTCGTTCTCCCAAGAAACCCCAACGCATTGGTCATACCACCTATCGCATTGGCCGCGACACCGCCACGAATGACCTTATCCTGGATGATGAACATGTGTCGGCGGAACATGCGGTGATTAAATATGAAAATAATCGTTTTGTCTTATACGACCTGGCCAGCCGAAACCGCACCTATCTAAACGACAAATCGATTGAAAAACAAGCCTTGCTGGATGGAGATGTTATTCAACTGGGTAAGGTAAAACTGGTGTTTAAGGAGGTCAAAGATTGA
- a CDS encoding FHA domain-containing protein → MEKIIELWYLNYVALVVPAIVLIVTGYIWYAARQQNIQASLWLAIGLVSLALTLPAAWTTLHFQEEDKQLLQSYLEGRAEFSEQFGENITQAFETIAAQLGLTEEIGVDYQNLEWFLYLSLAGLVGSIISVIGYFQSARQAVSVASPAPFYGGMEPTMGAYPPTQPQVDFSPPTPQVPGSFPVDPTAQMSHPVTEQIGMGGGGMAGPGLVGQVGSAPPKTELLNAVPTTVNAWFVVKEGSRAGKLYHLSPEATTIGRDPSNCDIVLDDTAISRQHVKIRQSKGQDNQDVFTLFDLATANGTKVNGADVSKQVLQDNDEVSLGRTVLVFKQMK, encoded by the coding sequence CTGGTATCTCAACTACGTGGCCCTGGTTGTGCCGGCCATTGTGTTGATTGTAACGGGTTATATCTGGTATGCGGCCCGCCAACAGAATATTCAAGCCAGCCTCTGGTTGGCCATAGGTTTGGTGAGCCTGGCCTTGACCCTGCCGGCCGCCTGGACCACTTTGCATTTTCAAGAAGAAGATAAGCAACTCTTGCAAAGTTATCTGGAAGGACGGGCCGAGTTTTCTGAACAATTTGGTGAAAACATAACCCAGGCCTTTGAGACCATTGCCGCGCAGTTAGGCTTAACCGAAGAGATAGGCGTTGACTATCAAAATCTGGAGTGGTTTTTGTATTTGAGCCTGGCCGGTTTGGTGGGCAGCATTATTAGCGTTATTGGCTATTTTCAAAGCGCCCGTCAAGCGGTGTCGGTTGCTTCGCCCGCGCCGTTTTATGGCGGGATGGAGCCAACTATGGGCGCGTATCCTCCCACTCAACCCCAGGTAGACTTTTCCCCACCTACCCCCCAGGTTCCTGGTTCGTTTCCGGTTGACCCCACGGCCCAAATGTCCCACCCGGTTACAGAACAAATTGGTATGGGCGGCGGGGGAATGGCGGGACCTGGCCTGGTGGGGCAGGTAGGAAGCGCGCCTCCCAAAACAGAACTACTCAACGCTGTCCCCACTACGGTGAACGCCTGGTTTGTGGTGAAAGAAGGCTCCCGCGCCGGTAAATTGTACCATCTCAGCCCTGAAGCAACCACCATTGGCCGGGACCCAAGTAACTGCGATATTGTTTTAGACGACACGGCCATTTCGCGCCAACACGTTAAAATCCGCCAAAGTAAAGGCCAAGATAACCAAGATGTATTTACCCTGTTTGACCTGGCTACGGCCAATGGCACCAAAGTAAATGGAGCAGATGTTTCCAAACAAGTGCTGCAAGATAACGACGAAGTAAGTTTAGGCCGAACCGTGCTGGTCTTTAAACAAATGAAATAA